Below is a genomic region from Vitis riparia cultivar Riparia Gloire de Montpellier isolate 1030 chromosome 16, EGFV_Vit.rip_1.0, whole genome shotgun sequence.
CTCGGAGAGACTCTTCAGTTCTTTGCTCCCAATACCGCTCTAGATGTCGCACCTTTCATCAGAGAGAGAATGAACAGGTAATTAAGCTAAAGGCTCTACTTAGGCAAATTAATGAATCCTTGCTTAAATATAGTCTGCTTGTACAAGGATCATTTGTTTCATACTAGCAGAACCATAATACTATTCATTTTAAAGCATAGTGCGTGATTTGTTGTCAGGTACGGGCCATTGTTCCGAACAAGTCTGGTGGGCTGGCCGCTTGTTATTTCCACTGACCCAGACCTCAGCCGCTTCATCCTCCAACAGGAGGGGAAGCTGGTTCACAGCTGGTACACAGAAAGTTTTGACAATGTGGTGGGCAAGCAGAATGTGCTTTCAGCTCAAGGGGCTATGCACAAGTGCCTCagaaacttgattttgaatcaatttggctctgaaagcctaaaAACAAGGTTTCTTACTCAAGTTGAAGAGTTGGTAATGAAACATCTGCAGTTGTGGTCTAACTGTACCTCTGTGGAGTTGAAAGAAGCCATTGCTTCTGTAAGTTTTCTCAGTTTCCAAACTCTTCTGCGTTATATTCAAGTACTCCTTACTACCCTAATTATAACAactctttgatttaatttacaGATGATATTTGGGTTTACTGCTAAAAAGCTGTTTAACTATGATGAGTCAAGGACCCCAGAGAAGCTGAGAGAGAACTACGCTGCTTTTCTCGATGGTTTGATCTCCTTCCCTCTGAAAATCCCTGGAACTTCTTATTGGAAATGTCTACAGGTAAAGCTGATTATAGTCTAATCTTGTTTATACTCTTATCGAACAAACTTTAACCTCAAATTATGTTAGGGTCGTAAAAGGGCAATGAAAACAATAAGAAATATGTTGGATGAGAGGCGTGCATCACCTGAAAGGGAAGACAAAGATTACATTGATTTCGTCCTAGAAGAGATGCAGAAGGATCAAACCATCCTAACCGAGGAAATCGTTTTGGATTTACTCTTTGCACTTCCTTTTGCTACTTATGAAACCACTTCCTCGGCTCTTGTATTAGCCATTCAGTATCTTGGTAGCCATCCTTCAGCATTAGCAGAGATAACAGTAAGTAACACTATATTTTGAAGCTTTTAATTGATACTAATTaatcctcttttcttttcccatcaccaaatttttggttcatttttcTACTTGCAGAAAGAGCATGAGTCAATTCTAAGGAGCAGAGAAAGAATGGATTCTGGAATCACATGGAATGAGTATAAATCCATGAATTTCACGATGATGGCAAGTCCAAAGAATTATCTTGttctatgaagaaaaataaattattcatggGAATCTAGTTTCATAGTTTGTGCTGTGAATTTGCATTGCAGGTTATCAATGAAACTGTTAGACTTGGAAATATCGTCCCTGGAATTTTCAGGAAAGTGGCAAAAGACATTGAAATAAAGGGTATGTTTTGGGCCCTCTACACTGTAATCTTTGACCTTACATCTTGGACACATTTTGAAGTGAATTATATATGCATTGTATATAGGCTATACAATTCCAGCAGGGTGGATGGTTATGATCTCCCCTCCAGCTGTCCATTTCAACCCCACTCTGTACAAGGACCCCCTTGTCTTCAATCCATGGCGATGGCAGGTATACTATCAGTTCAGAGCTCATCATTTGATACTATTAGGTTGAACCCACATTAATAAACGGGAATGTATTGATTTCTCATTCTCTATTCCAGGACTCCAAACATGGCCTTAGTGATATCCATTTGGAGGAGAGTCCACTGACAATTGCTTGAGTATAGTATTTAAATGCCATTCCTAACAATTGGTTGTTCATTGCTAAAACAAACAGCAGGGCCAAGAACCAAATGCAGGGTCAAGAAATTTCATGGGCTTTGGTGGAGGAATAAGACAATGTGTGGGAGCTGAGTTTGTGAAACTTCAAATGGCCATTTTTCTCCACCATCTGCTCACAAAATACAGGTACTTGATCATACAACACTAGATTGTTCACTCATGGTTGAGGCACGCACCTGAGTAATTTGGGTCACTCACTTTGTGCTTAATTACCTAGAGTTGTTGCATCAATGCAAACATTATATTGTAATAATACTAACATGGTGAGTTTATCCATCGATTTAGGTGGACAGTGATCAAAGGAGGAGACACCGTTTGGAAGCCAGGACTTGTGTTTCCAAAAGGTTTTCACGTTCAAATATCTGAGAAAACCAAGTTGTATGAAGATGGTCCCATGGaaacataaatatatagtaGCTAGAATCACTCAAATATGAGTATTCCAAAGCATATCATGGTCATGCAAATGTAAGAATAATTGGCTCATGTCCCAGCCAAATGTATTGGTTTTCAATATGCTCAATGTTATTGCCTCTGaattcttcataaaaaattatttctttccaaattaAGGTAAGTAATACTAAAGAATGGAATCGATATATAGGAAAGTTTTAGCTCCTCATTTACTATTAATGTTATTATAAATATAGAGTATAGATCACTATACATTCATACCTACCTTTAATACCCTTTTTTTAGAAGATTGTGATTTCTCATCTAAATaggattattattttaattttgtaaagtTTTCGTGAcgttacaatattttttttaaatagaaatacttaaaaacttaaaaattttatttcattttttactaaattatttttattataatttttatcaaacaattaaaaattgtataatatttaataattaaaaatatatataacatttaacTTTATTACTTAATTGCCCACATACCTTGCACATGGAACAAACctagtatatatataaacatgaaATGGTTgttaatctaaaattttctgaataaataactttgagaaaatatatttagtattaaaaatagtaaaagcAATTTTGTTTACTATTGGGAATATTGGATTACTCTATTCTCTATCCTAAAATTATGTTAGGTGCATGAAATTTGCCTTAGGCTTGTGTAAATCCTTAtgcatttaaaacaattttaggtTCTAGAAAACAAGATTTGAGAACTTAGATCTAAATATTCCCAAATCCAATCTTTACGGTGAAGATTGTCATAGAATAATTCAAAAGTCAAATATGATCTCGTAGATCGACCTACGATCTTCCTCCGATTACCCAACCTCAAAGTTTGACACTCATTGTAGAATAATTTTGTATATAGGGTTCTTACTTGGTTTAAGTAAGTTGAGTTCATCTAAAAATTAGGTCGCttaatttaacccaaaaaagattctaattgattaattaacctaataagacgtacttcaattaattaattaatctaacaaGACTCCAATTAATCTATTGACCTATTTCAAAGATACCGTTCATTGAttcctatgcaaccttacacAATTACCAAAACTCCTTTATATACATAAGTGCACAAAGAGTTAATTCAACCTTTATAAATTGTGTCATCAAGATATATAAGCTCGAACGAGAACCATTAGGGCACATAAGACAATATCGGttcccttataatccaattttgaagttgactcatcATTCAACAATAgtgagtcaactacactccaatactatatgtatattacaacaacACTAAGTGTTTAGGTGCATGACCAATTATCCGTTGTATACAGTTTTTCCATAAATTGGtatttgtaatctaataagatGAAAACTATTAGCCTCTCAAAGTTACCTTtattatccttgagttacaaatcagACTATTATGAGAACAATTAATATGTCCTAGCTCACAAaaagcttatgtcaagttccaatTAAGCCACTATGATCATAGTTTGCCTTAACACACGTCCATAGAATCGCCTAAGGGGATACACTATCTCAAAGTCTATAGGATATCATAGtatttctattgagaatactaaTTGCTACCAACTTCCATTAACAATGACCaaatctatagggaatatataatcTCTTTAGGATTTCACCCGTAAGTCAAAATCACTATTAACTTtgacacaagctcaatattctcttaagattAAGAGACAATGCAACATAGTACCTTGATGAAATCATAATAACCCAATAATCTTACATCATGACTTATGGTAAGTTttgttcaatgtgtaaccatatacactaATACATTCATCATGAAAAAACTCATCATGATGGTTAAAACCATCTATTCCTCTAATTAGAAAGTAGTGTATTATAACCTCAAATAAATTGCTTATAAACAAATCATGTATTTGTTAAGAACTCAAGACtcgtatcttctatgcaaccaA
It encodes:
- the LOC117934071 gene encoding cytochrome P450 87A3-like isoform X1 gives rise to the protein MGYLWYAFAFTATLLVCTAHWVYSCGKPKFNGKLPPGSMGLPILGETLQFFAPNTALDVAPFIRERMNRYGPLFRTSLVGWPLVISTDPDLSRFILQQEGKLVHSWYTESFDNVVGKQNVLSAQGAMHKCLRNLILNQFGSESLKTRFLTQVEELVMKHLQLWSNCTSVELKEAIASMIFGFTAKKLFNYDESRTPEKLRENYAAFLDGLISFPLKIPGTSYWKCLQGRKRAMKTIRNMLDERRASPEREDKDYIDFVLEEMQKDQTILTEEIVLDLLFALPFATYETTSSALVLAIQYLGSHPSALAEITKEHESILRSRERMDSGITWNEYKSMNFTMMVINETVRLGNIVPGIFRKVAKDIEIKGYTIPAGWMVMISPPAVHFNPTLYKDPLVFNPWRWQQGQEPNAGSRNFMGFGGGIRQCVGAEFVKLQMAIFLHHLLTKYRWTVIKGGDTVWKPGLVFPKGFHVQISEKTKLYEDGPMET
- the LOC117934071 gene encoding cytochrome P450 87A3-like isoform X2; the protein is MGYLWYAFAFTATLLVCTAHWVYSCGKPKFNGKLPPGSMGLPILGETLQFFAPNTALDVAPFIRERMNRYGPLFRTSLVGWPLVISTDPDLSRFILQQEGKLVHSWYTESFDNVVGKQNVLSAQGAMHKCLRNLILNQFGSESLKTRFLTQVEELVMKHLQLWSNCTSVELKEAIASMIFGFTAKKLFNYDESRTPEKLRENYAAFLDGLISFPLKIPGTSYWKCLQGRKRAMKTIRNMLDERRASPEREDKDYIDFVLEEMQKDQTILTEEIVLDLLFALPFATYETTSSALVLAIQYLGSHPSALAEITKEHESILRSRERMDSGITWNEYKSMNFTMMVINETVRLGNIVPGIFRKVAKDIEIKGYTIPAGWMVMISPPAVHFNPTLYKDPLVFNPWRWQGQEPNAGSRNFMGFGGGIRQCVGAEFVKLQMAIFLHHLLTKYRWTVIKGGDTVWKPGLVFPKGFHVQISEKTKLYEDGPMET